In Ciconia boyciana chromosome 16, ASM3463844v1, whole genome shotgun sequence, one genomic interval encodes:
- the LOC140660592 gene encoding myosin heavy chain, skeletal muscle, adult: protein MASSDAEMAVFGEAAPYLRKSEKERIEAQNKPFDAKTSVFVVHPKESFVKGTIQSRESGKVTVKSEAGETLTVKEDQIFSMNPPKYDKIEDMAMMTHLHEPAVLYNLKERYAAWMIYTYSGLFCVTVNPYKWLPVYNPEVVLAYRGKKRQEAPPHIFSISDNAYQFMLTDRENQSILITGESGAGKTVNTKRVIQYFATIAASGEKKKEEQQSGKMQGTLEDQIISANPLLEAFGNAKTVRNDNSSRFGKFIRIHFGATGKLASADIETYLLEKSRVTFQLKAERSYHIFYQIMSNKKPELIDMLLITTNPFDFHYVSQGEVTVPSIDDQEELMATDSAIDILGFTADEKTAIYKLTGAVMHYGNLKFKQKQREEQAEPDGTEVADKAAYLMGLNSADLLKALCYPRVKVGNEFVTKGQTVEQVNNAVGALAKAVYEKMFLWMVIRINQQLDTKQPRQYFIGVLDIAGFEIFDFNSFEQLCINFTNEKLQQFFNHHMFVLEQEEYKKEGIEWTFIDFGMDLAACIELIEKPMGIFSILEEECMFPKATDTSFKNKLYDQHLGKSSNFQKPKPAKGKAEAHFSLVHYAGTVDYNISGWLEKNKDPLNETVIGLYQKSSVKTLALLFATYGGEAEAGGGKKGGKKKGSSFQTVSALFRENLNKLMANLRSTHPHFVRCIIPNETKTPGAMEHELVLHQLRCNGVLEGIRICRKGFPSRVLYADFKQRYRVLNASAIPEGQFMDSKKASEKLLGSIDVDHTQYRFGHTKVFFKAGLLGLLEEMRDEKLAAIMTMTQARCRGFLMRVEYRRMVERRESIFCIQYNVRAFMNVKHWPWMKLFFKIKPLLKSAESEKEMANMKEEFEKTKEELAKSEAKRKELEEKMVTLLQEKNDLQLQVQAEADSLADAEERCDQLIKTKIQLEAKIKEVTERAEDEEEINAELTAKKRKLEDECSELKKDIDDLELTLAKVEKEKHATENKVKNLTEEMAALDETIAKLTKEKKALQEAHQQTLDDLQAEEDKVNTLTKAKTKLEQQVDDLEGSLEQEKKLRMDLERAKRKLEGDLKLAHDSIMDLENDKQQLDEKLKKKDFEISQIQSKIEDEQALGIQLQKKIKELQARIEELEEEIEAERTSRAKAEKHRADLSRELEEISERLEEAGGATAAQIEMNKKREAEFQKMRRDLEEATLQHEATAATLRKKHADSTAELGEQIDNLQRVKQKLEKEKSELKMEIDDLASNMESVSKAKANLEKMCRTLEDQLSEIKTKEEQNQRMINDLNTQRARLQTESGEYSRQVEEKDALISQLSRGKQGFTQQIEELKRHLEEEIKAKNALAHALQSARHDCDLLREQYDEEQEAKGELQRALSKANSEVAQWRTKYETDAIQRTEELEEAKKKLAQRLQDAEEHVEAVNAKCASLEKTKQRLQNEVEDLMIEVERSNAACTALDKKQKNFDKILAEWKQKYEETQAELEASQKESRSLSTELFKMKNAYEESLDHLETLKRENKNLQQEISDLTEQIAEGGKAIHELEKIKKQIEQEKYELQASLEEAEASLEHEEGKILRLQLELNQVKSEIDRKIAEKDEEIDQMKRNHLRIVESMQSSLDAEIRSRNEALRLKKKMEGDLNEMEIQLSHANRVAAEAQKNLRNTQAVLKDTQIHLDDALRTQEDLKEQVAMVERRANLLQAEVEELRAALEQTERSRKVAEQELLDATERVQLLHTQNTSLINTKKKLETDIIQIQGEMEETIQEARNAEEKAKKAITDAAMMAEELKKEQDTSAHLERMKKNLDQTVKDLQLRLDEAEQLALKGGKKQIQKLEARVRELEGEVDAEQKRSAEAVKGVRKYERRVKELTYQSEEDRKNILRLQDLVDKLQMKVKSYKRQAEEAEELSNVNLSKFRKIQHELEEAEERADIAESQVNKLRVKSREFHGKKIEEEE, encoded by the exons ATGGCCTCTTCAGATGCTGAGATGGCCGTCTTTGGGGAGGCAGCTCCTTACCTCCGAAagtcagagaaggaaagaatcGAGGCCCAGAACAAGCCTTTTGATGCCAAGACATCAGTCTTTGTGGTGCATCCTAAGGAATCCTTTGTGAAAGGGACAATCCAGAGTAGGGAATCAGGGAAGGTCACTGTCAAGTCTGAAGCAGGAGAA ACGCTGACCGTGAAGGAAGACCAAATCTTCTCCATGAACCCTCCCAAGTATGATAAAATCGAGGACATGGCCATGATGACCCACCTCCACGAACCCGCTGTGCTGTACAACCTCAAAGAGCGTTATGCAGCCTGGATGATCTAC ACCTACTCGGGTCTCTTCTGCGTCACTGTCAACCCCTACAAGTGGCTGCCGGTGTACAACCCGGAAGTGGTGTTGGCCTATCGAGGCAAGAAGCGCCAGGAGGCCCCTCCACACATCTTCTCCATCTCTGACAATGCCTATCAGTTCATGCTGACTG ATCGCGAGAACCAGTCGATCCTGATCAC TGGAGAATCTGGTGCCGGGAAGACTGTGAACACAAAGCGTGTCATCCAGTACTTTGCAACAATTGCAGCGAgtggggagaagaagaaggaggagcaGCAGTCAGGCAAAATGCAG GGAACGCTTGAGGATCAGATCATCAGCGCCAACCCACTGCTGGAGGCCTTTGGAAACGCCAAGACCGTGAGGAATGACAACTCCTCACGCTTT GGCAAATTCATCAGAATCCACTTTGGAGCCACAGGCAAATTGGCTTCTGCTGACATTGAAACTT ATCTGCTGGAGAAGTCCAGAGTCACTTTCCAGCTCAAGGCAGAAAGAAGCTACCACATATTTTATCAGATCATGTCCAACAAGAAGCCAGAGCTAATTG ACATGCTCCTCATTACCACCAACCCTTTTGATTTCCACTATGTGAGTCAAGGTGAGGTGACTGTTCCCAGCATTGATGACCAGGAGGAGCTCATGGCTACAGAT AGTGCCATTGACATCCTGGGCTTCACTGCTGATGAAAAGACTGCCATCTACAAGCTGACAGGGGCTGTCATGCACTACGGGAACCTGAAGTTCAAGCAGAAACAAcgagaggagcaggcagagccagaTGGCACAGAAG TGGCTGACAAGGCTGCCTACCTGATGGGCCTGAACTCAGCTGACCTGCTGAAAGCCCTGTGTTATCCTCGAGTCAAGGTCGGGAATGAATTTGTGACCAAAGGTCAAACTGTGGAACAG GTGAACAATGCAGTTGGTGCCCTGGCAAAAGCTGTCTATGAGAAGATGTTCTTGTGGATGGTTATTCGCATCAACCAACAGCTGGATACCAAGCAGCCCAGACAGTACTTCATTGGTGTCCTGGACATTGCTGGCTTTGAGATCTTTGAT TTCAACAGCTTTGAGCAGCTGTGCATCAACTTCACCAATGAGAAACTGCAACAGTTCTTCAACCACCACATGTtcgtgctggagcaggaggagtaCAAGAAGGAAGGAATTGAATGGACATTCATTGACTTTGGGATGGACCTGGCTGCTTGCATTGAGCTCATTGAGAAG CCCATGGGCATCTTCTCCATCCTGGAAGAGGAGTGCATGTTCCCCAAGGCAACTGACACCTCTTTCAAGAACAAGCTCTATGACCAGCATCTGGGCAAGTCCAGTAACTTCCAGAAGCCCAAGCCTGCCAAAGGCAAGGCTGAGGCCCACTTCTCCCTGGTGCACTATGCTGGTACAGTAGACTACAACATCTCTGGCTGGCTTGAGAAGAACAAAGATCCCTTGAACGAAACTGTCATTGGGCTGTATCAGAAATCATCTGTGAAGACACTGGCTTTACTCTTTGCCACCTATGGTGGGGAAGCAG AGGCTGGTGGTGGCAAGAAGGGTGGTAAGAAGAAGGGTTCTTCTTTCCAGACTGTCTCAGCTCTTTTCCGG GAGAATTTAAACAAGCTGATGGCTAACCTGAGAAGCACTCACCCTCATTTTGTACGATGCATCAtcccaaatgaaacaaaaacaccTG GTGCCATGGAGCATGAGCTGGTGCTGCATCAGCTGCGCTGCAATGGTGTGCTGGAAGGGATCAGAATTTGCAGGAAAGGATTCCCCAGCAGAGTCCTGTATGCTGACTTCAAACAAAG ATACAGAGTGCTTAATGCAAGTGCTATCCCAGAGGGACAGTTCATGGACAGCAAGAAAGCTTCAGAAAAGCTCCTTGGGTCCATTGATGTGGACCACACCCAATACAGATTTGGTCACACCAAG gtGTTCTTCAAAGCTGGACTGTTGGGACTCCTAGAGGAGATGAGAGATGAGAAACTAGCAGCCATTATGACCATGACACAAGCCAGGTGCAGGGGCTTCCTGATGAGAGTGGAGTATCGGAGAATGGTGGAGAGGAG GGAATCCATCTTCTGCATCCAGTACAATGTTCGTGCATTCATGAACGTCAAGCACTGGCCCTGGATGAAGCTCTTCTTCAAGATCAAGCCCTTGCTGAAGAGTGCAGAATCTGAGAAGGAGATGGCCAACATGAAGGAAGAGTTTGAGAAAACCAAGGAGGAGCTTGCAAAGTCTGaggcaaagaggaaagagctggaggagaaaatggTGACCttactgcaggagaaaaatgacCTGCAGCTCCAAGTACAGGCG GAAGCAGATAGCTTGGCTGATGCTGAGGAAAGATGTGACCAGctcatcaaaaccaaaatccagcTGGAAGCCAAAATTAAGGAGGTGACTGAAAGGgctgaggatgaggaggaaatTAATGCCGAGCTGACAGCCAAGAAGAGAAAACTGGAGGATGAATGttcagagctgaagaaagatATTGATGACCTCGAGTTAACGCTGGCCAaagtggagaaggaaaagcatgcCACAGAAAACAAG GTGAAAAACCTCACAGAGGAGATGGCAGCCCTGGACGAGACCATTGCCAAGCtgacaaaagagaagaaagcccTCCAAGAGGCCCATCAGCAGACACTGGATGACCTGCAGGCAGAAGAGGACAAAGTCAATACTCTGACCAAAGCTAAAAccaagctggagcagcaagtggATGat CTGGAAGGGTCCCTGGAGCAAGAGAAGAAGCTGCGCATGGACCTTGAGAGAGCTAAGCGGAAACTCGAAGGAGACCTGAAGCTGGCCCATGACAGCATAATGGATTTGGAAAACGATAAGCAGCAGCTGgatgagaaactgaagaa GAAAGACTTTGAAATCAGCCAGATCCAGAGCAAAATCGAGGATGAGCAAGCCCTGGGCATCCAATTACAGAAGAAGATCAAGGAGCTGCAG GCTCGTATCGAGGAACTGGAGGAGGAAATTGAGGCAGAGCGAACCTCTCgggcaaaagcagagaagcatcGGGCTGACCTCTCGAGGGAGCTAGAGGAGATCAGCGAGCGCCTGGAAGAAGCGGGAGGGGCTACCGCAGCTCAGATTGAGATGAACAAGAAGCGTGAGGCAGAATTCCAGAAGATGCGTCGTGACCTCGAAGAGGCCACACTGCAGCACGAAGCCACGGCTGCCACCCTGCGGAAGAAGCACGCagacagcacagctgagctTGGGGAGCAGATCGACAACCTGCAACGAGTGaagcagaagctggagaaggagaagagtgAGCTGAAGATGGAGATTGACGACTTGGCCAGTAACATGGAGTCTGTCTCCAAGGCCAAG GCAAATCTGGAGAAGATGTGCCGCACTCTGGAAGACCAGCTGAGTGAGATTAAAACTAAGGAGGAGCAGAATCAGCGCATGATCAATGACCTCAATACTCAAAGAGCTCGTCTGCAGACAGAATCAG GTGAATATTCAcgccaggtggaggaaaaagATGCTCTGATTTCTCAGCTGTCTAGGGGCAAGCAAGGATTTACCCAACAGATTGAGGAACTCAAGAGACACctagaggaagaaataaag GCCAAGAACGCCCTGGCCCACGCCTTGCAGTCTGCTCGCCATGACTGTGACTTGCTCCGGGAACAATATGACGAGGAGCAGGAAGCCAAGGGGGAGCTGCAGCGTGCCCTGTCCAAGGCCAACAGCGAAGTGGCCCAGTGGAGAACCAAATACGAGACGGACGCTATTCAGCGCACGGAGGAGTTGGAGGAGGCCAA GAAGAAGCTGGCCCAGCGCCTGCAGGATGCAGAGGAACATGTCGAAGCTGTTAATGCCAAATGTGCTTCCctggaaaagacaaagcagaggctgcagaatGAAGTGGAGGACCTGATGATTGAAGTAGAGCGATCAaatgctgcctgcactgctctgGATAAGAAGCAGAAGAACTTTGACAAG ATCCTGGCAGAATGGAAGCAGAAGTATGAGGAAACGCAAGCTGAGCTGGAAGCCTCCCAGAAGGAGTCTCGCTCTCTCAGCACGGAGCTGTTTAAGATGAAGAATGCCTATGAGGAGTCCTTGGACCATCTGGAAACGCTGAAGCGTGAGAACAAGAACTTGCAGC AGGAGATTTCCGACCTCACGGAGCAGATTGCCGAGGGAGGAAAGGCGATTCATGAGCTGGAGAAAATCAAGAAGCAGATTGAGCAGGAGAAATATGAACTCCAAGCCTCCCTGGAGGAAGCTGAG GCCTCCTTAGAACATGAAGAGGGGAAGATCCTGCGCCTCCAGCTTGAGCTCAACCAGGTGAAGTCTGAGATTGACAGGAAGATAGCAGAGAAAGATGAGGAGATCGACCAGATGAAGAGAAACCACCTCAGAATTGTGGAGTCCATGCAGAGCAGCCTGGATGCTGAGATCAGGAGCAGGAATGAAGCCCTGCGGCTGAAGAAGAAGATGGAGGGAGACCTGAATGAAATGGAGATCCAGCTGAGCCATGCCAACCGTGTGGCTGCAGAGGCACAAAAGAACCTGAGAAACACACAGGCAGTGCTCAAG GATACCCAGATACACTTGGACGATGCTCTCAGGACACAGGAGGACCTGAAGGAGCAGGTGGCCATGGTGGAGCGCAGAGCAAACCTGCTGCAGGCTGAAGTTGAGGAGCTACGGGCAGCCCTGGAGCAGACGGAGCGGTCAAGGAAAGTGGCTGAGCAGGAGCTTCTGGATGCCACTGAACGTGTGCAGCTCCTCCATACCCAG AACACCAGCCTGATCAACACCAAGAAGAAGCTGGAAACAGACATCATACAAATTCAGGGTGAAATGGAGGAGACGATCCAGGAAGCTCGCAATGCTGAAGAGAAGGCCAAGAAGGCCATCACAGAT GCAGCCATGAtggcagaagagctgaagaaggaGCAGGACACCAGCGCCCACCTGGAGAGGATGAAGAAGAACCTGGACCAGACGGTGAAGGACCTGCAGCTTCGTCTAGATGAGGCTGAGCAGTTGGCACTGAAGGGAGGCAAGAAGCAAATCCAGAAGCTGGAGGCCAGA GTGCGGGAGCTGGAAGGGGAGGTTGATGCTGAGCAGAAGCGCAGCGCTGAAGCCGTGAAGGGTGTGCGCAAGTACGAGAGGAGGGTGAAGGAGCTGACCTACCAG TCTGAGGAAGACCGGAAGAATATTCTCAGGCTGCAGGATCTGGTGGACAAGCTGCAAATGAAGGTGAAATCCTACAAGAGACAAGCTGAGGAGGCT GAGGAGCTGTCCAATGTCAACCTCTCCAAGTTCCGCAAGATCCAGCACGAGCTGGAGGAAGCTGAGGAGCGGGCTGACATTGCAGAGTCACAGGTCAACAAGCTCCGGGTGAAGAGCCGGGAGTTTCATGGCAAGAAGATAGAAGAGGAAGAATGA